TGAGGTGCTGTCGTTCCCGGCTGTTGATCTGGTCGAATACCTTGAAAAACAACCAGCCACTCGGAAATTCCCCAGCCACGGAGCCGACAACGGTATAAACGTGATCCTTGTCCCTGACCTGAACCGGATCATAGGCCATATCGGCAATTTTTTTGGAATTCCGGTCGAGAATATCAATCTGAAGCTGATGGGTCCCGGTTTCGATAAAAACCACATCCATGATAAAATAGCCATTGACGCCCGACATGTTGGCCGGCAAGACACTCACCACGGAACTGGGTTTCAATACCTCCCCGACCTCGACGAGCTTGTCGGAAAAATAAGCGTTGGTGATGAAAGCCCCCTGCTCCCCGATTGCCCCCATGGCCAACCATGGAACCAACAGCACAAATATGGAAAAAAGAGTCGCGGCTATCCCTGGCACCATGTCCCATCCTTGTCATGTGGTTTTGTTTTTCCAGCATACCATTGCGACAAATAAAAAAAAATGGTCCTGGATCGACCACCCCCTTTGTGAGCCATAGACGATTCCGGGTCTCACTGTCAATATGGACGGAACATCAGCACCGCAGCAGGCAGGAAACCTTGGCACCATCCTGAAGCATCCATGAGTCCGAACACATGACTCCCGCCTTGACCATCGTGGGTTTGGCCAAACATTATCGCAACGGCATCGAGGCCCTGCGCGGTATTGACCTGGAGGTTGGCCGGGGCGAATTTTTTGCCATTCTGGGACCGAACGGAGCCGGCAAATCGACCCTGATCAACATTGTGGCCCAGGTGGTCACCAAAAGTTCCGGGCATGTGACGGTGTTTGGCCTCTCCATCGACAAATATCCGCAACGCACGCGCATGCTGCTGGGCTTCACCCCTCAGGAGATTGCCCTGGACCCGTTTTTTACGGTGCGGGAAATTTTGCGTCATCACAGCGGCTATTATGGCCTTGCCGACAATCGCGCCTGGATCGATGAACTTTTGGAGCGGTTGCATCTGGCCCCCCATGCCGATCAGAACAGCAAGGCCCTCTCCGGGGGCATGCGGCGGCGTTTGACCATTGCCAAGGCCCTGGCCCACAAGCCCCGGCTGTTGATCCTCGATGAACCAACGGCCGGGGTGGATGTGGCGTTGCGGCACTCCTTGTGGGATTTTGTGCGCGAATTGCACCGGAATGGCACCACGGTCATCCTGACCACCCACTACATCGAAGAGGCCCAGGAGCTGGCCGAACGGGTCGCCATTCTGCGCGCCGGACAGGTGGCGGTCTGTGATCGCACCCCGGCCCTGCTCGACACCTTTGGCTTCCGGCGTTTCGAGATTCTCCTCCATACCCCGGTCCCATTTCCGCATGCCCTGGCTGCCGGTAATCCGGATCCGACCGGTTTGCGGCTGACGGGAGAGTTTGCGGTCGGTCGCAGCCCGGAATTTTTCTCCTGGCTCGGGACCATCGCCGGCCAGGTGGCGGATTTGCGCATCGATCTGCCGCGCCTGGAGGATGTATTCCTGCACCTGACGGAGGACCCAACATGAATGCAATGGATGACTCACCGTGAACTGGTATGGCAACTGGGCCTTGTTCCGCCGGGAGTGTCAGCGTTTTCTGTGGGTCTGGACCCAGACGCTCGGTGCCCCCCTGGTTTCGGCCATGCTCTATTTTGCGGTGTTCGGCGGTGCCCTGGGGGGACGGATCGGTGACGCCGACGCAGGAATCTCCTACCTGCAATTCCTGACCCCGGGTCTGGCCGCCATGGGCATCATCCAGCATGCCTTCCAGAACACGAGTTCGTCATTGATCCAGATGAAATA
The DNA window shown above is from Magnetococcales bacterium and carries:
- a CDS encoding ABC transporter ATP-binding protein, yielding MTPALTIVGLAKHYRNGIEALRGIDLEVGRGEFFAILGPNGAGKSTLINIVAQVVTKSSGHVTVFGLSIDKYPQRTRMLLGFTPQEIALDPFFTVREILRHHSGYYGLADNRAWIDELLERLHLAPHADQNSKALSGGMRRRLTIAKALAHKPRLLILDEPTAGVDVALRHSLWDFVRELHRNGTTVILTTHYIEEAQELAERVAILRAGQVAVCDRTPALLDTFGFRRFEILLHTPVPFPHALAAGNPDPTGLRLTGEFAVGRSPEFFSWLGTIAGQVADLRIDLPRLEDVFLHLTEDPT